One region of Triticum aestivum cultivar Chinese Spring chromosome 6B, IWGSC CS RefSeq v2.1, whole genome shotgun sequence genomic DNA includes:
- the LOC100125727 gene encoding glyceraldehyde-3-phosphate dehydrogenase 2, cytosolic, translated as MAPIKIGINGFGRIGRLVARVALQSPDVELVAVNDPFITTDYMTYMFKYDTVHGQWKHHEVKVKDSKTLLFGEKEVAVFGCRNPEEIPWAAAGAEYVVESTGVFTDKDKAAAHIKGGAKKVIISAPSKDAPMFVCGVNEKEYKSDIDIVSNASCTTNCLAPLAKVINDRFGIVEGLMTTVHAMTATQKTVDGPSSKDWRGGRAASFNIIPSSTGAAKAVGKVLPELNGKLTGMAFRVPTVDVSVVDLTVRLAKPATYDQIKAAIKEESEGNLKGILGYVDEDLVSTDFQGDNRSSIFDAKAGIALNDNFVKLVSWYDNEWGYSTRVVDLIRHMHSTK; from the exons ATGG CTCCGATCAAGATCGGTATCAACG GTTTCGGCCGGATCGGCAGGCTTGTGGCCAGGGTTGCGCTCCAGAGCCCCGatgtcgagctcgtcgccgtcaacGACCCCTTCATCACCACCGACTACATG ACCTACATGTTCAAGTATGACACTGTCCACGGACAGTGGAAGCACCATGAAGTTAAGGTGAAGGACTCCAAGACCCTTCTCTTCGGTGAGAAGGAGGTTGCTGTGTTTGGCTGCAG GAACCCTGAGGAGATCCCATGGGCTGCTGCTGGTGCTGAGTACGTTGTTGAGTCCACCGGTGTTTTCACCGACAAGGACAAGGCTGCAGCTCACATTAAG GGTGGTGCCAAGAAGGTCATCATTTCTGCTCCCAGCAAGGATGCTCCCATGTTTGTCTGTGGTGTCAATGAGAAGGAATACAAGTCTGACATCGACATTGTCTCCAACGCTAGCTGCACCACTAACTGCCTTGCTCCTCTTGCTAAG gtTATCAATGACAGGTTTGGCATTGTTGAGGGTTTGATGACCACAGTTCATGCCATGACTG CAACCCAGAAGACTGTTGATGGTCCTTCCAGCAAGGACTGGAGAGGTGGAAGGGCTGCCAGCTTCAACATCATTCCAAGCAGCACTGGTGCCGCAAAG GCTGTTGGCAAGGTGCTCCCAGAGCTTAACGGAAAGTTGACTGGAATGGCCTTCCGTGTTCCCACTGTTGATGTTTCTGTTGTTGATCTGACTGTTAGACTTGCGAAGCCAGCAACCTATGATCAGATTAAGGCTGCTATCAA GGAGGAGTCTGAGGGAAACCTCAAGGGCATTTTGGGTTACGTTGATGAGGACCTTGTTTCCACTGACTTTCAGGGTGACAACAG GTCCAGCATCTTCGATGCCAAGGCCGGGATTGCTCTGAACGACAACTTTGTCAAGCTTGTCTCCTGGTACGACAACGAGTGGGGATACAG CACCCGCGTGGTCGACCTCATCCGTCACATGCACAGCACCAAGTAA